TTTTAAACGTGATTTCGCCAGGGCAAAAGTTTTGCCTCCAGCTCGTCCAGAAGCAGCAGAGTGATAAATCCGAGGAGGGCAATGACGAACAAGCCGACAAACATTTGTTCAATGGAGAATACTTGCCAGGAGCTCCAGATCATATAGCCGATACCCGATTTAGCTCCGACGAATTCGGCGGCTACGACGAGCAGCAGAGCGGTCCCCCAGGCCAGCTTGATCCCGGCAAATATAACCGGCAGCGCCGCCGGAATAACGATCGTTCTGAAGACGGCAAGCCGCTTCGCTCCGAATTCTTTCCCCACATCCAAATAAATGGCCGGCACGCCCATCGCTCCGGTCATGGTATTGACGGCGACAATAAAGAAAACGCCGATGGCGATAATCGCGTATTTGGAAGCTTCCCCGAACCCGAAAATAAACAGGATGAGAGGTAATATGGCGATTTTCGGTATAGGGTATATCGCGGCGATCAGCGGGTTGAGCAAATATCTGACAAGAACCGACTGCCCCATCAGGATGCCGACCAGCAGACCGGGAACGGCGCCGAAGGCGAAGCCGACCACAATGCGGGTCAAGCTGATGGCGACATCACTCAGCAGCTGTCCGTTTGCCGCAAGCGTCCAAAACGTTACGGCAATTTGTGTAGGTGCGGCAAAAAAACGGGTGTCGATCCAACCTAGGCGCGCGAGCAATTCCCACAGCAGCAGCAGCAAAAACGGCATGGAAAGCGAGAGGCCCCGGTTCAAAAGCTTCTGCCTGCGGTTTTCCTTCAGCAATTTTTCGGCGATGCGCACTGCCTCGGGATTTGGTTCAAGAGATGGGCTCAGACTCATGCAGTCGGCTCCTTTCCTTCGGTCGTCGCCTTGTCGTAACCTGCGAGTCCGCTCGCTTTTACAACCTCATCCTTCAGCAGCTCCCAGAGCCTGGACGTAAGCGCGCTGAATTCCGGCGTGTTCGTCAATCGGTGGGACCTCGGACGCGGGAAGCTTACCTGAACTTCCGCTTTGATTCGGCCCGGATGGGCGGAAAAGACAAGAATGCGATCTCCGAGCAGTACGGCTTCCTGAAGACTGTGCGTCACGTAGACGACGGTTTTTTTATTTTCGTCCCAAATGCGGAGCAGCTCTTCCTGCAGGATCAGCTTCGTTTGCTCGTCCAGCGCGGCAAACGGCTCGTCCATCAGCAGCACCTCGGGGTCGTTGGCAAACGCCCTGGCGATGCTCACCCGCTGCTTCATACCCCCGGACAGTTCATGGGGATAAGCCTGAGCGAATTTGGCGAGCCCGACCTTGCCGAGATACTCCTCCGCCTTTGCCAGTGCGGTCCGCTTGTTCACTCCGCGCACCCGCAAGCCGTATGCGACGTTATCGATCACCTTCATCCACGGAAAAATCGAGCGTTCCTGAAAGACCATCGAATGAAGAGGACGGCTCCGATCTGTCGCCTCGATACGAACTTCGCCGGAAGTCGGCATTTCCAGCCCGGCCAAAATGCGCAGCAGCGTTGTTTTGCCGCATCCGCTCGGTCCTACGATGACCAGGAATTCACCGTCGCGCACCGTCACATTCGTTTCCGTCAAGGCGCGGGTCAGCCTGTTATCGGCAACGAACACCTTGCCGACGCCGCGTATCGCAATTTTCGCTTCGTCCCGCAGCGGTTCAGGCTCTTTGCTTGTCGGTGAGCCGGAACCGGAATAAATGACTGAACTCATGTTGCTCACTCCTCGCTGTCCTTTGCTTGGATAATCGGGAAAATATCAAGATGGCTTTGAATTTGCATGAACGAGTCTCCATACCGGCTCCGTCAGCGTTTCTATAGGGTACGTTTCGTAATGGTCGGCATAGCCCTGCACCGGATCTCCCCATAAAAATTGTTCATACAGCGTGCGGCGGGCCGCCAGCGGGCTGCCGACCAAATCCCACGCCAGCTTTACCAGCTTGGTGCGGCTGAAGGCGTCGCGGTCGGTTCCACCGTAATACTCGCGGAGAAAATGTCCGACGGGCCCGCCAAAATCGGCAAGCCGGGCAGGCCTTTGCAAAAGGGAATCAGCTCCGATCTGCCGCACAATCTCGATGGCGCGGGGATAAAACCGTGCGCCCAAGCTGCATGCTGTCCGCAAAGGCTGCTCGTCGGGGAGCCAAACCCGATCATAGCTTGGACGGCTCGGATGCTCCGCCGCTACAAGCAGCCCTTTCAGCGTCTCGAGTTGAATCATCAGCTCGCCCATTTTTTCCTGGATATGCAGGAGCGTCTTCGTCTCTGAAGCGGAGACGAGTGCGTGGCCTACTGCGGCTATAAACTCAAGATGTCCGAACAGCCGAACCACTGCCTGATGACGTCCTAACGCTGAACCCGCCGGACTGCGCCAAAGGCGATGCAGCGCCTCAGGATCGTTTTTCACAAAAACGCGGTCCCAGGAAACGAGCACTTCATCAAAAACAAGCACGGCGTCCATTTCCGCAAAGCGCGCGCTGACAGGCGCATCGTCCCGTTCGCCCGACCGGATAGATTCCCGGCAAACGATGTGTAACCCCGGCGTACAGGTGCTTACAGCAAACATGGGGCTGTCGGTTCTCCTGGAAAACCGTGATCCGGGATCATGGAAGGAGACTAAAATTTCATCGGCATAGGGAGCATTTGTCGCTGCCATCCGGGCCCCGCTGACAATGATGCCTTCCTTCGTCTCACGTACGATGCGCAGCCCGGGACCGGTTTCTCCCGCAGTGGCGGCGCGGGATTGCGGATCGCCAGAGGCGGCGGCGCATATCAGATCACGGTCTCTAACATGCTTGTAGTAGGCCTCCAACTTGGAGGCGTACTCCGAACCGAGGCCGGAATCATGCCGTGCAGCATAATGGCCGGTAAGCACGGAGCGAATATACTGAGATGGGCCGTCCGCCATTCCGAAGGTCTCATCCGGATCAAATCGGAATGCTTGGTGTCGGCGAAACAAATCCTCCTTCGATTCCGGTACGAGAAAAGCCATATGGGCCCGCTGCTTATCCTCTACCTTGTAAGTCAACAGATCCATCGTCCCGGGCTCTTC
The window above is part of the Paenibacillus hamazuiensis genome. Proteins encoded here:
- a CDS encoding ABC transporter permease, which gives rise to MSLSPSLEPNPEAVRIAEKLLKENRRQKLLNRGLSLSMPFLLLLLWELLARLGWIDTRFFAAPTQIAVTFWTLAANGQLLSDVAISLTRIVVGFAFGAVPGLLVGILMGQSVLVRYLLNPLIAAIYPIPKIAILPLILFIFGFGEASKYAIIAIGVFFIVAVNTMTGAMGVPAIYLDVGKEFGAKRLAVFRTIVIPAALPVIFAGIKLAWGTALLLVVAAEFVGAKSGIGYMIWSSWQVFSIEQMFVGLFVIALLGFITLLLLDELEAKLLPWRNHV
- a CDS encoding ABC transporter ATP-binding protein; its protein translation is MSSVIYSGSGSPTSKEPEPLRDEAKIAIRGVGKVFVADNRLTRALTETNVTVRDGEFLVIVGPSGCGKTTLLRILAGLEMPTSGEVRIEATDRSRPLHSMVFQERSIFPWMKVIDNVAYGLRVRGVNKRTALAKAEEYLGKVGLAKFAQAYPHELSGGMKQRVSIARAFANDPEVLLMDEPFAALDEQTKLILQEELLRIWDENKKTVVYVTHSLQEAVLLGDRILVFSAHPGRIKAEVQVSFPRPRSHRLTNTPEFSALTSRLWELLKDEVVKASGLAGYDKATTEGKEPTA
- a CDS encoding 4-hydroxyphenylacetate 3-hydroxylase N-terminal domain-containing protein — protein: MSLGERYMERLNDGRKVWLGEQSVDRIARHPAFAATARLIASMLDRQEEPGTMDLLTYKVEDKQRAHMAFLVPESKEDLFRRHQAFRFDPDETFGMADGPSQYIRSVLTGHYAARHDSGLGSEYASKLEAYYKHVRDRDLICAAASGDPQSRAATAGETGPGLRIVRETKEGIIVSGARMAATNAPYADEILVSFHDPGSRFSRRTDSPMFAVSTCTPGLHIVCRESIRSGERDDAPVSARFAEMDAVLVFDEVLVSWDRVFVKNDPEALHRLWRSPAGSALGRHQAVVRLFGHLEFIAAVGHALVSASETKTLLHIQEKMGELMIQLETLKGLLVAAEHPSRPSYDRVWLPDEQPLRTACSLGARFYPRAIEIVRQIGADSLLQRPARLADFGGPVGHFLREYYGGTDRDAFSRTKLVKLAWDLVGSPLAARRTLYEQFLWGDPVQGYADHYETYPIETLTEPVWRLVHANSKPS